CTCGTAGAAGGGGAGCCTCATCCTCCGTGCGGTCATGACCGCGTACTCCGCCACCCGTACCGCGTGGCCGTCCAGGTAGGGCTCCCGGCGCTCCAGGTAGGTGACCAGGGTCTCCAGGCTGCGGTCGTAGGACTCGAGGAGCTCTATATTCTTGCCGCTGAAGTACCAGGCGGTTCCCAGAAGGGCGGTGAAGGAAAGCACAGCGAAGAGCCCGCGCAGGTACTCCGCCGTGGAGCCCACCACCAGGGGCCTCCCCGCGGCGTCCAGGATGGCTCTTCCCTCCACGTCCTGCAGCACGTGAAAGGCGTTCTGGGCGTAGATGATGCCCACGCTCAGGCCCACCAGCCCGTAGATGAGCTGGTTGGGGAAAAGCCTCAGGGCGTCGGTCCTGAGGAAGCGCGCCGGTTCCACGTCACTCTTGAGGCGCAAAGCGAGGGCCATCCCGCCGGTGTTCAGGGCCCAGAAGACGGCGGCGGCGGCCAGGGCGGGAAGGATGGACTTCAGCCCCGCGGCTAAGGTGAAGGTCCGGGAAGAGCCTCCCAGGGCGTGATAGGTCGCCGATGCCGCCCACAGGGCCAGCGAATACATAGCCCCGTTGAAGAGCGCCGCCTGCGGGGAAGCACCCTTCTCCCCGCGTCCCAGCCTGAACCCCCCGCAGAGGGCCACGATCATCGCCGAGGGCGTGTTCAGGGCGGCCATGGCGGCGAAGAGGACGATGATCCCATAGGTGGACCTCCCGCCCTGGGACATCCTCTCCCCCATGCTCTCGCAGAGGACCACCGAGGCCCCCAGGAGCAACACCGAGAACCAGAGCACCGGCTGGTCACCGGCCAGCGCCAGAAAGAGGATGACCCCCAGGGCGGCCAGCCAGCCCATCACGGCGGCCAGGGCGAGGGCGCCGCCACGCGCTCCGCCCCCCTTTCGGGAAGGGTCTCTTCCCTCCGCCCCCGGCGCGTACCGTTTCCCCGCCCTATCAGGCGCTCCCATGTCCGTATCCGTCACCTTTATCCCTCCGGATCTTCATCCCAGGAAACCGGCTACCGGCTTCGCCGCCGGGAAGGAAAACCGGCCGCCGAAGCGCCGCCCGAGGTCCTTCCCGGAGCCGCCCACATCCTTGCACGCCGCCCGAGGCTCACAGGCGCATGGATGCGCCCCTGCGCACCACGTAGTCCAGGAGCTGGCGCAGGATGTCCATAAAACGCCTCACGGCATCATCCTCCCGGCTCGATCAAACCGTAGTTCCCGTCTCTTCTTCTATAGACGACGTTGGTTTCCTCCGTCTCCGAGTTGATAAAGACGAAGAAATCGTGCCCTACCAGTTCCATCTGCAGGCAGGCCTCCTCGGGGGTCATGGGCTTGAGGGGAAAGCTCTTGGTCTTCACGATCACCGGCTCCTTTTCCTCCTCTTCCTCCTCAGGTAGGAGGGCCGGCTCCTTGAAGGGGTTCCGAGCGTGATGGTGACGGTCGATGAGCTTCCTCTTAACCTTGCGGGCCTGGCGTTCCAGCTTGGCGCAGACCAGGTCGATGGCCTGGTACATGTCCGGGGCCGATTCCTTGGCCCGTATCACCGGTCCGCTGGAGAAGATGGTCACCTCCACCACCTGGTTCTCCTGGATCTTGGGGTTCTTCTCCACGCTCAGTTCTATCTCCGTCTTGATGATGCGGTCCAAGTACTTCCCGACCCGCCCCACCTTCTCCATGGCGTAATCGCGCAGGGCGTCGGTTACCTCCAGGTTCTTCCCCTTGACGATGATCTGCATGTCCTCTTCTCCCTTCCTCCTTGCGTAAAAAGCCCATACCATAGGTCAGGGTATGGGCCTGCGACGTGATCGCCTTCCGCTCCCGGGCCCCCTCCCTGGAGGGGTCCCTACAAGCGACGCGCATAAGGTTAGCATATGATGTAATCCCTGCCAAACCCGGAGCCGGATGCCCACGGCTCGCGCCGTTTCCTGCCGGGGACGGCGCCTCCCGACCCCGCACCGCGTGCTCCGAGAACGCCTTTAAGGAGGAAGGCTTCGAAGCCCGGCTGACCTGGTCTTTGCCCCCACACTCGCCTGCTGAGCGGCTCGCAGCGGGCGGGAATACCCCGCGGGAACGTCTCCTCGCCCGCCACTACTACGCTTCTCCGGCTCTACGGCCGGGCAGGACTTACCCCTAAGCCGCACCATGCTCACCAACCAAGAGTTGGCTTACGTGGGTCGTTTCGCCTGCGGCTGGCATCGACTTTCAACCACAGACCCGGGTCGAAGCCTTCCGCCTATATTATAAAGCATGGGAGGTCTCGGGGTTTCTCAGCCGGACGCCCGCGCCCTCTAAGCATTCAACGCCGGCGCGGGTCCTCTCAGTGGAGATTGTCGGCTATGAGGCGGCCCAGAAGTTTCCAGGCAACATCCTCGCTGGGCACCTGATAACGCGCTTCCCGGATGGCCTGCTTCAGGGCATCGACCTTTTCGCTGCGGACCTCGGGGAGGTTCTGGATCAGGGCGAGCAAGAGCTTAGTGGTGTCCGGGTCCGGGTAAGCCCTCGTGCCCTCGCCGTAAGCGGCTCCAGAGAGAAGAGGGAGGGAATTCCTTATCTCGCGGTCGGATATCTGCATCTTCGTTCCCTCCTTGTTGGCCTTCAGACAAGTTATCGGCAGCGTGGAACGGCATTTTTAACGGAAAATAGGGCAGAGCCTTTTTCTCCCGTTCCTCGTCCCACCACGTCCCGGGCCACCACGCAGGCCAGGACGGTCCTGGCGCCCGCCCTCTTGAGCGCCGCGGCGCATTCGGAGAGGGTGTAGCCGGTGGTCATCACGTCGTCCACCAGCACCACCTCGCGGGGAGGGCGTGACCCCTCCGCCACGCGAAAGGCACCCCGCACGTTTTCCCGCCGCCGGGAGAGGTCGGAGGAGGCCTGGGTAGGAGAATGCCTGGTCCGCACCAGCAGCGCCCGGTGGGAAAGCCCCAGGGCCTCCGCAACCGCCCGGGCCAGCAGCTCAGCGTGGTCGTAACCCCTGGACCTCCTGCGGCGCGGATGCATGGGCACATGGGTGACGCAGAGAGTACCCTCGCCCAGATAGGGGGCCAGGGAGGTGGCGGCCATGAACCCCAGCGGCCTGGCCAGCCTCCAAACCCCGCCGTATTTCATGCGGTGGATGACGGCGCGCAGGGGGTCCTCATATAGCGCCAGCGCTCGGCAGAGGTCCAGCTTCCGGACCCTCCCCCGGCACTGCTCGCATTCCTCCACCTCATAGAGGGCCGGTTTTCCGCACCTTCGGCATACCGGATCCCTTATGTAGGGGAGGCGCGCATTGCAGGCTGGGCACAGCAGCTGCCCGGCGTACCCGTCGCAGGCGGCGCAGCGGGTGGGAAAGAGCAGCTCGGCCAGCGTCCCATGGTTAATCATGATATAAATGATATATAAGTTAAGATACTTTGTCAAGATGTTGGTTGCTCAAGGCCAAAGGAAAGGAAGCCTTCTGGCCGGTAACCGGACTTCCGCCGCGGCCGAGGAACATGATTGGGTGCGGGGCCTTCAAGGTCCCGTTTCACGAGCTCAATTAAGGACGTCTCGACGACCCCTTTCCCGGGAAGGTAATCTCTATCATCCCCTCCAGGCCGCGATATTCGTCCCAGGGGACCTAAGGAATGCGTCGAGTACAGGAACGAGCTCTGCTAACTCGAGTGAGGATGGGGCGACATGGATATTTTTCTCTCCGTCCCGTAAACATCCGGGGGCACCCCTAAGGCGGTGATTCCTTTCGCGCAGGCGTCAGGGGGTGGATGCTGTCTTCCGATTCAGGTCTGGGGATGGGCGGGCTCTCCGTTAATTCAATCCTCGGGGGAGGGTTCCCCTCGGAAGTGGAGGTTCTTGTCCACGAAGGTACCGGGGACGATGCTCACTCCGGGGTGGATGATGCTGCCCTCCCCGATCACCGCGCGGTGGCCGATGACCGTGTCCGAGAGCAGGGCGGCTCGGTCTCCGATCTCCGCCTCCCACCCCACGATGGTGTCCATGAGGTGGGCTTGCCGGCCCACGTACCCGTTGCCCCACTTGATGCCCCGGTAGAGGATGGCCCCCTCGTCGATGACCGTGCGGTCGCCGATGATCAGGGGGCCGAAAAGGCGGGCTCCCTTCTTCACCAGGCAATGGGCCCCGATGCAGATGGGCCCCACCATCACCACACCGTCCTCGATGACCGTCTCCTTCCCTATCCAGACGTCCTCCCCGATGCGCACCCCGGGGATGCGCACCTTCACCTTGCCGGTGAGGGCGTCGAAGTTGCCGGCCTTGTACTCCTCGATGCTTCCCACGTCGTTCCAGTAATCGGAATGCCGGTACCCGTAGAAGGCCACCCCCTCCTCGAGGAAACGGGGGAAGAGTTGGGACCCGAAGTCGTAGAACTCCCCCTCCGGGATCATGTCCAGCACCTCGGGCTCGAAGACGTAGATCCCACTGTTGGCCAGGTGACTCCTGGCCTCCTCCCGCGAGGGCTTTTCCTGGAACCCCACCACGCGGTCCGCGTCGTCCAGGAGCACCACCCCGTACTTGGAGGGATCCTCCACGGGGGTGACCACCATGGTGGCCGTGGCCCCCCGCTCCCGGTGAAAGGCGGTGAGGGAGGTGAGGTCCAGGTCGGTCAGGGCGTCCCCGCTGATGACCAGGAAAGTGTCTCCCCCCAGCTCCGCCTGTAGTTTTTTGACCCCGCCGGCGGTGCCCATGAGCTCCGGCTCGTAGGAATAGGTGATG
The genomic region above belongs to Actinomycetota bacterium and contains:
- a CDS encoding HD-GYP domain-containing protein; the encoded protein is MTDTDMGAPDRAGKRYAPGAEGRDPSRKGGGARGGALALAAVMGWLAALGVILFLALAGDQPVLWFSVLLLGASVVLCESMGERMSQGGRSTYGIIVLFAAMAALNTPSAMIVALCGGFRLGRGEKGASPQAALFNGAMYSLALWAASATYHALGGSSRTFTLAAGLKSILPALAAAAVFWALNTGGMALALRLKSDVEPARFLRTDALRLFPNQLIYGLVGLSVGIIYAQNAFHVLQDVEGRAILDAAGRPLVVGSTAEYLRGLFAVLSFTALLGTAWYFSGKNIELLESYDRSLETLVTYLERREPYLDGHAVRVAEYAVMTARRMRLPFYEVSRLRHAALLHDLGRAAVPLRVLLREGRLDEEEFEEVKKHPLEGSSRLEEVPYLSDMADAVRHHHEYYDGGGYVDHLARDTIPLGARIIAVADAYDAMTHPRPFREAKGHERAAAELRQNSGLQFDPQVVEHFLAALEEAGMAGVLPVERAASREETLAEAPEEGPAERVTAPAERGARAWRGRRARHREERLRERREARERLEREALRALEEEGTGDREGSAGKEYPGTGAGLEDKASEIPGIPGEEGSRTPGEGEEGGGH
- the raiA gene encoding ribosome-associated translation inhibitor RaiA produces the protein MQIIVKGKNLEVTDALRDYAMEKVGRVGKYLDRIIKTEIELSVEKNPKIQENQVVEVTIFSSGPVIRAKESAPDMYQAIDLVCAKLERQARKVKRKLIDRHHHARNPFKEPALLPEEEEEEKEPVIVKTKSFPLKPMTPEEACLQMELVGHDFFVFINSETEETNVVYRRRDGNYGLIEPGG
- a CDS encoding flagellar biosynthesis anti-sigma factor FlgM; translated protein: MQISDREIRNSLPLLSGAAYGEGTRAYPDPDTTKLLLALIQNLPEVRSEKVDALKQAIREARYQVPSEDVAWKLLGRLIADNLH
- a CDS encoding ComF family protein translates to MINHGTLAELLFPTRCAACDGYAGQLLCPACNARLPYIRDPVCRRCGKPALYEVEECEQCRGRVRKLDLCRALALYEDPLRAVIHRMKYGGVWRLARPLGFMAATSLAPYLGEGTLCVTHVPMHPRRRRSRGYDHAELLARAVAEALGLSHRALLVRTRHSPTQASSDLSRRRENVRGAFRVAEGSRPPREVVLVDDVMTTGYTLSECAAALKRAGARTVLACVVARDVVGRGTGEKGSALFSVKNAVPRCR
- a CDS encoding NDP-sugar synthase, which encodes MKAMILAAGLGTRLRPLTEEISKPMVPIVNRPVMEHIVELLASHGFRDIYVNLHYHPQVITEYFGDGAKWGVSITYSYEPELMGTAGGVKKLQAELGGDTFLVISGDALTDLDLTSLTAFHRERGATATMVVTPVEDPSKYGVVLLDDADRVVGFQEKPSREEARSHLANSGIYVFEPEVLDMIPEGEFYDFGSQLFPRFLEEGVAFYGYRHSDYWNDVGSIEEYKAGNFDALTGKVKVRIPGVRIGEDVWIGKETVIEDGVVMVGPICIGAHCLVKKGARLFGPLIIGDRTVIDEGAILYRGIKWGNGYVGRQAHLMDTIVGWEAEIGDRAALLSDTVIGHRAVIGEGSIIHPGVSIVPGTFVDKNLHFRGEPSPED